One region of Salvia miltiorrhiza cultivar Shanhuang (shh) chromosome 3, IMPLAD_Smil_shh, whole genome shotgun sequence genomic DNA includes:
- the LOC131018552 gene encoding uncharacterized protein LOC131018552: MSDYFVPNPTYTSELFRRRFHMQKSLFIRIVDVVTANDKYFQQRPDCTGRQGLSPLQKCTRAMRVLAYGTATDAVDEYLRMSSTVMRDVVIHFVEGIISYFGDTYLRRPNQQDFQRLLYVGEQRGFPSMIGSIDCMHWEWKNCPTAWAGQYARRSGKPTIILEAVASYDLWIWHAFFGTPGSCNDINVLHRSPVFSDILEGRSPNISYVVNGRQNDRAYYLTDGICPSWAAFVKTISSPVLRKHKLFPQHQEAVRKNVDRASGVLQAQFAFIRRPCLIWDRILMGKIMMACIIMHNMIVEDEQDTYQNYYDPIEFFDRFTFRLRYIYSLFN, from the coding sequence ATGAGTGACTATTTTGTCCCTAATCCAACGTATACTTCGGAGCTCTTCCGGCGTAGATTTCACATGCAGAAATCATTGTTCATTCGTATAGTGGATGTTGTTACTGCTAATGACAAATATTTTCAACAGAGACCCGATTGCACGGGCAGGCAAGGCCTTTCACCACTACAAAAATGCACTAGAGCTATGAGGGTGTTGGCTTATGGAACCGCAACCGATGCCGTTGATGAATACTTACGGATGAGTTCAACAGTCATGAGGGATGTTGTCATTCATTTCGTAGAAGGTATCATTTCTTACTTTGGTGACACATACCTTAGAAGGCCTAATCAACAAGATTTTCAAAGACTACTCTATGTTGGGGAACAACGTGGTTTCCCCAGCATGATTGGAAGtattgattgcatgcattgggaaTGGAAGAACTGTCCTACTGCCTGGGCTGGTCAATATGCAAGAAGAAGTGGAAAACCAACAATCATATTGGAAGCCGTTGCATCATATGATTTATGGATATGGCATGCGTTCTTTGGAACTCCAGGTTCGTGCAATGATATTAATGTACTTCATCGATCTCCAGTTTTTAGTGATATATTAGAAGGTAGATCACCAAATATAAGTTATGTGGTCAATGGTCGTCAAAATGATAGAGCTTATTATCTCACTGATGGCATATGTCCCTCTTGGGCTGCATTTGTCAAGACAATTTCAAGTCCAGTGCTCCGAAAGCACAAGCTGTTCCCTCAACACCAAGAGGCTGTAAGAAAAAATGTCGATAGAGCCTCCGGAGTTCTACAAGCTCAATTTGCATTTATTCGACGTCCTTGTCTCATTTGGGATAGGATTTTGATGGGAAAAATTATGATGGCCTGTATCATCATGCACAATATGATAGTGGAAGATGAACAAGACACATACCAAAACTATTATGATCCCATAGAATTTTTTGATAGATTTACCTTCAGATTAAGATACATCTATTCACTATTCAACTGA
- the LOC131018553 gene encoding uncharacterized protein LOC131018553, whose protein sequence is MSDYFVPNPTYTSELFRRRFHMQKSLFLRIVDVVTANDKYFQQRPDCTGRQGLSPLQKCTRAMRVLAYGTATDAVDEYLRMSSTVMRDVVIHFVEGIISYFGDTYLRRPNQQDFQRLLYVGEQRGFPSMIGSIDCMHWEWKNCPTAWAGQYARRSGKPTIILEAVASYDLWIWHAFFGTPGSCNDINVLHRSPVFSDILEGRSPNISYVVNGRQNDRAYYLTDGICPSWAAFVKTISSPVLRKHKLFPQHQEAVRKNVDRASGVLQAQFAFIRRPCLIWDRILMGKIMMASQALSSAEFGKAGRGDLGRAALIKG, encoded by the exons ATGAGTGACTATTTTGTCCCTAATCCAACGTATACTTCGGAGCTCTTCCGGCGTAGATTTCACATGCAGAAATCATTGTTCCTTCGTATAGTGGATGTTGTTACTGCTAATGACAAATATTTTCAACAGAGACCCGATTGCACGGGCAGGCAAGGCCTTTCACCACTACAAAAATGCACTAGAGCTATGAGGGTGTTGGCTTATGGAACCGCAACCGATGCCGTTGATGAATACTTACGGATGAGTTCAACAGTCATGAGGGATGTTGTCATTCATTTCGTAGAAGGTATCATTTCTTACTTTGGTGACACATACCTTAGAAGGCCTAATCAACAAGATTTTCAAAGACTACTCTATGTTGGGGAACAACGTGGTTTCCCCAGCATGATTGGAAGtattgattgcatgcattgggaaTGGAAGAACTGTCCTACTGCCTGGGCTGGTCAATATGCAAGAAGAAGTGGAAAACCAACAATCATATTGGAAGCCGTTGCATCATATGATTTATGGATATGGCATGCGTTCTTTGGAACTCCAGGTTCGTGCAATGATATTAATGTACTTCATCGATCTCCAGTTTTTAGTGATATATTAGAAGGTAGATCACCAAATATAAGTTATGTGGTCAATGGTCGTCAAAATGATAGAGCTTATTATCTCACTGATGGCATATGTCCCTCTTGGGCTGCATTTGTCAAGACAATTTCAAGTCCAGTGCTCCGAAAGCACAAGCTGTTCCCTCAACACCAAGAGGCTGTAAGAAAAAATGTCGATAGAGCCTCCGGAGTTCTACAAGCTCAATTTGCATTTATTCGACGTCCTTGTCTCATTTGGGATAGGATTTTGATGGGAAAAATTATGATGGCCT ctcaggcTCTGAGCAGCGCTGAGTTCGGCAAGGCTGGTAGAGGTGATCTCGGCAGAGCTGCTCTTATCaaaggttaa
- the LOC131018554 gene encoding uncharacterized protein LOC131018554, producing the protein MYHEAQKENPNEIGPRNIESMKGRFKRLNENANKWIAACKEANARRRSGMSQKDIAMEAHSIYEAGGIKFQDLVVFNDVMSKHLKWNLAINEVGDDQESGGSTKRSKTAEDGRDKAKRKGKGKALTSESNEMYEHIRALRLSRDHENELMTAKIELEHGKLKMNSLKMEKKMLVTLLAKDHLSAKEEEMKSHLIAILFPK; encoded by the exons ATGTATCAtgaagctcaaaaagaaaatccaAATGAGATCGGTCCAAGGAATATCGAATCAATGAAAGGTCGTTTTAAACGACTTAATGAAAATGCAAACAAGTGGATTGCTGCTTGCAAAGAAGCAAATGCTAGAAGAAGGAGTGGAATGAGCCAGAAAGATATAGCGATGGAAGCTCACTCAATTTATGAAGCAGGTGGCATTAAATTCCAAGACTTGGTTGTTTTCAATGATGTTATGAGTAAACATCTGAAGTGGAACTTAGCAATCAATGAAGTGGGTGATGATCAAGAAAGTGGTGGCAGCACAAAAAGATCTAAGACTGCTGAAGATG GTAGAGACAAAGctaaaaggaaaggaaaaggtAAGGCATTGACATCTGAATCTAATGAAATGTATGAACATATTCGTGCATTGAGACTTAGTAGAGATCATGAAAATGAGTTAATGACTGCTAAAATTGAATTGGAACATGGAAAGCTTAAAATGAATTCTCTGAAGATGGAAAAGAAAATGTTGGTCACATTGTTGGCGAAGGACCATTTATCTGCAAAAGAGGAAGAGATGAAAAGCCACCTCATTGCAATTTTATTTCCGAAGTAG